Proteins found in one Hemibagrus wyckioides isolate EC202008001 linkage group LG23, SWU_Hwy_1.0, whole genome shotgun sequence genomic segment:
- the phldb2b gene encoding pleckstrin homology-like domain family B member 2 isoform X5, whose product MTGIGSASIRGQEQNRDQTVRLKVWTRPRKETERVCGTLRAGQFRHVQFQREANDDHKEDTERDRSETTLQPESDQNLTPPKRSPLDLIDTGKGLKVQSTAPHLVSLGSGRLSVAITVLPLKEGITRIGRDDAAVPQDITIQGPGIEAEHCVIENRGGVVTLDPCGHLCSLDGAPVTTPTQLTQGYSLCLGKSYFFRFNHPEEASRMKSMLPQKSPVSPLVYSTDYMKFSSDFSSSVGGPSSRGVRSVSELRELMDTLQRKKQALENSLRTNGDSSPSYFSMTQSPPSTPSSLSPMTSSSPISPYQDQARRLYTSDRPPLSGKVPAHSSNSVPPSPRRSDQREYNSSLPPLRPMTRNQSQDSLLSSSDSRRGQTSGSLLSMWNGSGSTTCDALPPTPGSGSGAASMPSSPRLARRLQPEEAGRPIPAPRQRKYSAGSLTGMGIAAHSRSLPRLYRPGESHLAPLTLPWPRSSPTPESSHQNGPSEVVSISLSTRSITKQPPVRPDVTTPSGAATSPRQAKKVSLTSSSSYSDLEKQAAFMSSPALELGLGERRQSFGKAGIGPQGGFRERKGSISSLSGKEELQDYHLRQRDERLREQEVERLERQRLETILNLCSERDQSGSAVADLQKINKELEKLQVTEDESVFSDSSEKGYSSGALQCHVTEERQLRQRRSSGQRDIRAESPAGSLLGSAPTPSPRQMRNNKAPEEEDVRLKQEVTRIEEERIQVLNNMEELEQKIKELDNQMDESIQEMEVERALLEGEQESEVAQLQQEKETLEQLKDKMAEMEQKVQAEKSQDAETLEVETKRFEDLEFQQLERESRQDEEKETQTQQILREIAEFQRSTVTRKEKLLALKKQSTQIIQQAQKEKESFLKEKNNLQMMLQREKENLSNLEKKYGELTGGRSFPVNPLSMKEGYVTVSEINELYAKLGVESSPAPFHLNAPGPSPEDGSTASGEDEHFRNLEERKRLGKESHMCDTLPRKKSQAAVSSQFNCATLGRSTPPKTHLPLVQSSSCGSVLNRVLTVSPKDTDSRRLHKGHSQQLVGEDHRSRLTDLGGRAASQSNVYLDSMGYRDNGFDTFSVDSSDSMETSISACSPDNVSSASTSNVAKIEEMERLLREAQAEKHRLLEHREREMEVRRQALEEERRRREDLEKRLQEETSRRQKLIEREVKLREKQRAQLLVMNRAVVVMSRPLTRYLPVRKDDFDLRSHIESAGHNIETCYHISITEKTCRGFLIKMGGKIKTWKKRWFVFDRNRRTLSYYADKHEAKLKGVIYFQAIEEVYYDHLKNAHKSPNPSLTFSVKTHDRVYYMVAPSPEAMRIWMDVIVTGAEGYTQFMI is encoded by the exons gacactgagagagacaggtCTGAAACCACACTGCAGCCAGAATCAGACCAGAACCTCACACCTCCTAAG AGATCTCCTTTGGACCTGATTGACACGGGCAAAGGGCTGAAGGTTCAGAGCACAGCGCCTCACCTGGTCAGTCTGGGGAGCGGCCGGCTCAGCGTGGCCATCACCGTACTGCCTCTGAAGGAAG gAATCACTCGTATCGGTCGTGATGACGCCGCCGTGCCACAGGATATTACCATCCAGGGTCCTGGCATCGAAGCTGAGCACTGCGTCATCGAGAACAGAGGCGGAGTCGTGACTCTGGACCCCTGCGGTCACCTGTGTTCGCTCGATGGAGCTCCTGTGACCACGCCCACTCAGCTCACACAAG GTTATTCTCTGTGTTTGGGTAAATCCTACTTCTTCCGCTTTAACCACCCCGAGGAAGCCAGTCGGATGAAGAGCATGCTTCCTCAGAAGAGTCCCGTGTCCCCGCTGGTCTACAGCACAG atTATATGAAGTTCAGTAGCGATTTCAGTTCCAGTGTTGGAGGTCCAAGTTCCAGAGGCGTGCGGTCAGTCTCTGAGCTGAGGGAATTAATGGACACCTTACAGAGGAAAAAACAAGCTCTGGAGAACAGTCTACGGACCAATGGGGACAGTAGCCCCTCCTACTTCAGCATGACCCAGTCTCCGCCCTCCACGCCCAGCTCCTTGTCACCCATGACCTCATCAAGCCCCATATCTCCCTATCAGGACCAAGCAAGACGACTCTATACGTCTGACCGGCCGCCTCTTTCGGGTAAAGTCCCCGCCCACTCGTCTAACAGCGTCCCTCCCTCGCCGAGACGATCTGACCAGCGGGAATACAACTCCTCACTCCCTCCTTTACGACCAATGACACGGAACCAGTCCCAGGACAGCCTGCTCTCTTCTTCGGATAGTCGACGTGGCCAAACGTCAGGTTCTTTGCTGTCTATGTGGAACGGCTCCGGATCTACAACATGCGACGCTCTTCCACCGACTCCAGGAAGTGGAAGCGGAGCAGCTAGCATGCCCTCCAGCCCTCGATTAGCACGCAGGCTACAACCCGAGGAAGCGGGACGCCCAATTCCAGCGCCACGCCAAAGGAAGTACTCGGCCGGTTCTCTGACGGGAATGGGAATTGCCGCTCACAGCCGGTCGCTACCCCGCCTCTACCGCCCGGGTGAGTCCCATCTCGCCCCTCTGACCCTGCCATGGCCTCGCTCCTCACCCACCCCCGAGTCCAGTCACCAAAATGGACCCTCCGAGGTGGTCTCCATCTCCTTGTCCACCAGGTCCATTACCAAACAGCCACCCGTGCGTCCGGACGTGACCACGCCCTCAGGTGCTGCAACCAGCCCGCGGCAGGCCAAGAAGGTGAGTCTGACCTCCAGCAGCTCCTACTCAGATTTGGAGAAGCAGGCAGCCTTCATGTCCTCGCCAGCCTTGGAGCTGGGACTGGGAGAGAGGAGGCAGTCATTCGGGAAGGCTGGGATTGGACCACAGGGTGGATTCCGTGAGAGGAAAGGCAGCATCAGCTCTCTGAGCGGGAAAGAAGAGCTGCAGGATTATCACCTGAGGCAGAGAGACGAGAGGCTTCGAGAGCAGGAGGTGGAGAGACTG GAGCGCCAGCGTCTAGAGACCATCCTGAACCTGTGCTCGGAGCGGGACCAGAGCGGCTCCGCCGTGGCCGACCTCCAGAAGATCAATAAGGAGCTGGAGAAGCTGCAGGTGACGGAGGACGAGTCCGTATTTTCCGACTCCTCAGAGAAAGGATACAGCTCGGGGGCTTTGCAGTGCCACGTCACTGAGGAGCGACAGCTACGCCAACGTCGTTCCAGCGGGCAGAGAGACATCAGGGCGGAGTCACCTGCTGGGAGTCTTCTCGGCTCCGCCCCCACACCGTCTCCTCGACAGATGCGGAATAACAAG GCACCTGAGGAGGAGGATGTGcggctgaaacaggaagtgacacgtATCGAAGAGGAGAGGATCCAGGTGCTGAACAACATGGAGGAGCTGGAACAGAAGATCAAAGAGCTGGACAACCAGATGGACGAATCCATCCAAGAG atggaggTGGAACGCGCTCTGTTAGAAGGCGAGCAGGAGTCTGAAGTGGCtcagctgcagcaggagaaggAGACTCTGGAGCAGCTGAAGGATAAGATGGCCGAAATGGAGCAGAAGGTGCAGGCGGAAAAGTCACAG gaCGCCGAGACACTGGAGGTGGAGACTAAGCGCTTCGAGGACCTGGAGTTCCagcagctggagagagagagccgTCAGGACGAGGAGAAAGAGACGCAGACCcaacagatcctcagagagatCGCAGAGTTCCAGCGCAGCACCGTCACACGCAAG GAGAAGTTGCTTGCTCTGAAGAAACAGTCTACGCAGATCATCCAGCAGGCtcagaaagagaaggagagctTCCTGAAGGAGAAGAACAACCTGCAGATGATGCTCCAGAGG GAAAAGGAGAACCTCAGCAACCTGGAGAAGAAATATGGCGAGCTGACAGGGGGGCGGAGCTTCCCCGTCAACCCCCTCAGTATGAAGGAG GGTTatgtgacagtgagtgagatCAATGAACTCTATGCCAAATTGGGGGTGGAGtcaagccccgcccccttccacCTCAATGCCCCCGGCCCTAGTCCCGAAGACGGCAGCACAGCTTCAGGAGAGGACGAG CATTTCCGAAACCTAGAGGAAAGGAAGAGATTGGGGAAGGAAAGTCACATGTGCGACACGCTTCCTCGGAAAAAATCCCAGGCTGCGGTCAGCTCTCAGTTCAACTGCGCTACACTGGGCCGCAGCACACCTCCTaaa acTCATCTTCCTTTAGTACAGAGCTCCAGCTGCGGCAGCGTCTTAAACCGAGTCCTCACAGTGTCTCCTAAAGACACAGACTCACGCCGTCTACACAAGG gtcaCAGTCAGCAGCTGGTGGGTGAGGATCACCGATCGAGACTGACTGACCTCGGGGGTCGCGCCGCCTCCCAGTCCAACGTCTACCTGGACTCTATGGGTTACCGTGACAACGGCTTTGACACCTTCAGCGTGGACAGCTCAGACAGCATGGAGACCAGCATCTCCGCCTGCTCTCCCGACAACGTCTCCAG CGCCAGCACCTCCAACGTGGCCAAGATCGAGGAGATGGAGCGGCTGCTGAGGGAGGCTCAGGCCGAGAAACACAGACTCCTGGAGCACAGG gagcgaGAGATGGAGGTACGGCGTCAGGCTCTGGAGGAGGAGCGCAGGAGGAGAGAAGATCTGGAGAAGCGACTGCAGGAGGAAACGAGTCGACGACAGAAACTCATCGAGAGGGAGGTGAAGCTgcgagagaaacagagagctcag CTGTTAGTGATGAACAGAGCagtggttgtcatg TCTCGTCCCCTGACCCGCTACCTGCCCGTGAGGAAGGATGACTTCGACCTGCGCAGTCACATCGAGTCGGCCGGACACAACATCGAGACCTGCTACCACATCTCCATCACAGAGAAGACATGCCGCGGCTTCCTCATCAAGATGGGAGGAAAGATCAAGACGTGGAAGAAGCGCTGGTTCGTCTTCGACCGTAACCGCAGGACACTATCCTACTACGCAG ATAAACATGAGGCGAAGCTGAAAGGTGTGATCTACTTCCAGGCCATAGAGGAGGTCTATTACGACCATTTAAAGAACGCGCACAAG AGCCCGAATCCCTCCTTAACATTCAGCGTGAAGACTCACGATCGTGTGTACTACATGGTGGCGCCGTCTCCAGAGGCCATGCGCATCTGGATGGACGTCATCGTCACAGGAGCCGAGGGATACACGCAGTTCATGATTTAG
- the phldb2b gene encoding pleckstrin homology-like domain family B member 2 isoform X1 translates to MTGIGSASIRGQEQNRDQTVRLKVWTRPRKETERVCGTLRAGQFRHVQFQREANDDHKEDTERDRSETTLQPESDQNLTPPKRSPLDLIDTGKGLKVQSTAPHLVSLGSGRLSVAITVLPLKEGITRIGRDDAAVPQDITIQGPGIEAEHCVIENRGGVVTLDPCGHLCSLDGAPVTTPTQLTQGYSLCLGKSYFFRFNHPEEASRMKSMLPQKSPVSPLVYSTDYMKFSSDFSSSVGGPSSRGVRSVSELRELMDTLQRKKQALENSLRTNGDSSPSYFSMTQSPPSTPSSLSPMTSSSPISPYQDQARRLYTSDRPPLSGKVPAHSSNSVPPSPRRSDQREYNSSLPPLRPMTRNQSQDSLLSSSDSRRGQTSGSLLSMWNGSGSTTCDALPPTPGSGSGAASMPSSPRLARRLQPEEAGRPIPAPRQRKYSAGSLTGMGIAAHSRSLPRLYRPGESHLAPLTLPWPRSSPTPESSHQNGPSEVVSISLSTRSITKQPPVRPDVTTPSGAATSPRQAKKVSLTSSSSYSDLEKQAAFMSSPALELGLGERRQSFGKAGIGPQGGFRERKGSISSLSGKEELQDYHLRQRDERLREQEVERLERQRLETILNLCSERDQSGSAVADLQKINKELEKLQVTEDESVFSDSSEKGYSSGALQCHVTEERQLRQRRSSGQRDIRAESPAGSLLGSAPTPSPRQMRNNKAPEEEDVRLKQEVTRIEEERIQVLNNMEELEQKIKELDNQMDESIQEMEVERALLEGEQESEVAQLQQEKETLEQLKDKMAEMEQKVQAEKSQDKSQLDAERVKLERLAEVLSEQRAQLDTCPEALKEQLVLQLSRDAETLEVETKRFEDLEFQQLERESRQDEEKETQTQQILREIAEFQRSTVTRKEKLLALKKQSTQIIQQAQKEKESFLKEKNNLQMMLQREKENLSNLEKKYGELTGGRSFPVNPLSMKEGYVTVSEINELYAKLGVESSPAPFHLNAPGPSPEDGSTASGEDEHFRNLEERKRLGKESHMCDTLPRKKSQAAVSSQFNCATLGRSTPPKTHLPLVQSSSCGSVLNRVLTVSPKDTDSRRLHKGHSQQLVGEDHRSRLTDLGGRAASQSNVYLDSMGYRDNGFDTFSVDSSDSMETSISACSPDNVSSASTSNVAKIEEMERLLREAQAEKHRLLEHREREMEVRRQALEEERRRREDLEKRLQEETSRRQKLIEREVKLREKQRAQLLVMNRAVVVMSRPLTRYLPVRKDDFDLRSHIESAGHNIETCYHISITEKTCRGFLIKMGGKIKTWKKRWFVFDRNRRTLSYYADKHEAKLKGVIYFQAIEEVYYDHLKNAHKSPNPSLTFSVKTHDRVYYMVAPSPEAMRIWMDVIVTGAEGYTQFMI, encoded by the exons gacactgagagagacaggtCTGAAACCACACTGCAGCCAGAATCAGACCAGAACCTCACACCTCCTAAG AGATCTCCTTTGGACCTGATTGACACGGGCAAAGGGCTGAAGGTTCAGAGCACAGCGCCTCACCTGGTCAGTCTGGGGAGCGGCCGGCTCAGCGTGGCCATCACCGTACTGCCTCTGAAGGAAG gAATCACTCGTATCGGTCGTGATGACGCCGCCGTGCCACAGGATATTACCATCCAGGGTCCTGGCATCGAAGCTGAGCACTGCGTCATCGAGAACAGAGGCGGAGTCGTGACTCTGGACCCCTGCGGTCACCTGTGTTCGCTCGATGGAGCTCCTGTGACCACGCCCACTCAGCTCACACAAG GTTATTCTCTGTGTTTGGGTAAATCCTACTTCTTCCGCTTTAACCACCCCGAGGAAGCCAGTCGGATGAAGAGCATGCTTCCTCAGAAGAGTCCCGTGTCCCCGCTGGTCTACAGCACAG atTATATGAAGTTCAGTAGCGATTTCAGTTCCAGTGTTGGAGGTCCAAGTTCCAGAGGCGTGCGGTCAGTCTCTGAGCTGAGGGAATTAATGGACACCTTACAGAGGAAAAAACAAGCTCTGGAGAACAGTCTACGGACCAATGGGGACAGTAGCCCCTCCTACTTCAGCATGACCCAGTCTCCGCCCTCCACGCCCAGCTCCTTGTCACCCATGACCTCATCAAGCCCCATATCTCCCTATCAGGACCAAGCAAGACGACTCTATACGTCTGACCGGCCGCCTCTTTCGGGTAAAGTCCCCGCCCACTCGTCTAACAGCGTCCCTCCCTCGCCGAGACGATCTGACCAGCGGGAATACAACTCCTCACTCCCTCCTTTACGACCAATGACACGGAACCAGTCCCAGGACAGCCTGCTCTCTTCTTCGGATAGTCGACGTGGCCAAACGTCAGGTTCTTTGCTGTCTATGTGGAACGGCTCCGGATCTACAACATGCGACGCTCTTCCACCGACTCCAGGAAGTGGAAGCGGAGCAGCTAGCATGCCCTCCAGCCCTCGATTAGCACGCAGGCTACAACCCGAGGAAGCGGGACGCCCAATTCCAGCGCCACGCCAAAGGAAGTACTCGGCCGGTTCTCTGACGGGAATGGGAATTGCCGCTCACAGCCGGTCGCTACCCCGCCTCTACCGCCCGGGTGAGTCCCATCTCGCCCCTCTGACCCTGCCATGGCCTCGCTCCTCACCCACCCCCGAGTCCAGTCACCAAAATGGACCCTCCGAGGTGGTCTCCATCTCCTTGTCCACCAGGTCCATTACCAAACAGCCACCCGTGCGTCCGGACGTGACCACGCCCTCAGGTGCTGCAACCAGCCCGCGGCAGGCCAAGAAGGTGAGTCTGACCTCCAGCAGCTCCTACTCAGATTTGGAGAAGCAGGCAGCCTTCATGTCCTCGCCAGCCTTGGAGCTGGGACTGGGAGAGAGGAGGCAGTCATTCGGGAAGGCTGGGATTGGACCACAGGGTGGATTCCGTGAGAGGAAAGGCAGCATCAGCTCTCTGAGCGGGAAAGAAGAGCTGCAGGATTATCACCTGAGGCAGAGAGACGAGAGGCTTCGAGAGCAGGAGGTGGAGAGACTG GAGCGCCAGCGTCTAGAGACCATCCTGAACCTGTGCTCGGAGCGGGACCAGAGCGGCTCCGCCGTGGCCGACCTCCAGAAGATCAATAAGGAGCTGGAGAAGCTGCAGGTGACGGAGGACGAGTCCGTATTTTCCGACTCCTCAGAGAAAGGATACAGCTCGGGGGCTTTGCAGTGCCACGTCACTGAGGAGCGACAGCTACGCCAACGTCGTTCCAGCGGGCAGAGAGACATCAGGGCGGAGTCACCTGCTGGGAGTCTTCTCGGCTCCGCCCCCACACCGTCTCCTCGACAGATGCGGAATAACAAG GCACCTGAGGAGGAGGATGTGcggctgaaacaggaagtgacacgtATCGAAGAGGAGAGGATCCAGGTGCTGAACAACATGGAGGAGCTGGAACAGAAGATCAAAGAGCTGGACAACCAGATGGACGAATCCATCCAAGAG atggaggTGGAACGCGCTCTGTTAGAAGGCGAGCAGGAGTCTGAAGTGGCtcagctgcagcaggagaaggAGACTCTGGAGCAGCTGAAGGATAAGATGGCCGAAATGGAGCAGAAGGTGCAGGCGGAAAAGTCACAG GACAAATCCCAGCTCGATGCTGAGCGAGTAAAGCTCGAGCGTCTGGCCGAAGTGCTGTCCGAGCAGCGCGCTCAGCTTGACACGTGTCCCGAAGCCCTGAAAGAGCAGCTCGTCCTCCAGCTGTCCAGG gaCGCCGAGACACTGGAGGTGGAGACTAAGCGCTTCGAGGACCTGGAGTTCCagcagctggagagagagagccgTCAGGACGAGGAGAAAGAGACGCAGACCcaacagatcctcagagagatCGCAGAGTTCCAGCGCAGCACCGTCACACGCAAG GAGAAGTTGCTTGCTCTGAAGAAACAGTCTACGCAGATCATCCAGCAGGCtcagaaagagaaggagagctTCCTGAAGGAGAAGAACAACCTGCAGATGATGCTCCAGAGG GAAAAGGAGAACCTCAGCAACCTGGAGAAGAAATATGGCGAGCTGACAGGGGGGCGGAGCTTCCCCGTCAACCCCCTCAGTATGAAGGAG GGTTatgtgacagtgagtgagatCAATGAACTCTATGCCAAATTGGGGGTGGAGtcaagccccgcccccttccacCTCAATGCCCCCGGCCCTAGTCCCGAAGACGGCAGCACAGCTTCAGGAGAGGACGAG CATTTCCGAAACCTAGAGGAAAGGAAGAGATTGGGGAAGGAAAGTCACATGTGCGACACGCTTCCTCGGAAAAAATCCCAGGCTGCGGTCAGCTCTCAGTTCAACTGCGCTACACTGGGCCGCAGCACACCTCCTaaa acTCATCTTCCTTTAGTACAGAGCTCCAGCTGCGGCAGCGTCTTAAACCGAGTCCTCACAGTGTCTCCTAAAGACACAGACTCACGCCGTCTACACAAGG gtcaCAGTCAGCAGCTGGTGGGTGAGGATCACCGATCGAGACTGACTGACCTCGGGGGTCGCGCCGCCTCCCAGTCCAACGTCTACCTGGACTCTATGGGTTACCGTGACAACGGCTTTGACACCTTCAGCGTGGACAGCTCAGACAGCATGGAGACCAGCATCTCCGCCTGCTCTCCCGACAACGTCTCCAG CGCCAGCACCTCCAACGTGGCCAAGATCGAGGAGATGGAGCGGCTGCTGAGGGAGGCTCAGGCCGAGAAACACAGACTCCTGGAGCACAGG gagcgaGAGATGGAGGTACGGCGTCAGGCTCTGGAGGAGGAGCGCAGGAGGAGAGAAGATCTGGAGAAGCGACTGCAGGAGGAAACGAGTCGACGACAGAAACTCATCGAGAGGGAGGTGAAGCTgcgagagaaacagagagctcag CTGTTAGTGATGAACAGAGCagtggttgtcatg TCTCGTCCCCTGACCCGCTACCTGCCCGTGAGGAAGGATGACTTCGACCTGCGCAGTCACATCGAGTCGGCCGGACACAACATCGAGACCTGCTACCACATCTCCATCACAGAGAAGACATGCCGCGGCTTCCTCATCAAGATGGGAGGAAAGATCAAGACGTGGAAGAAGCGCTGGTTCGTCTTCGACCGTAACCGCAGGACACTATCCTACTACGCAG ATAAACATGAGGCGAAGCTGAAAGGTGTGATCTACTTCCAGGCCATAGAGGAGGTCTATTACGACCATTTAAAGAACGCGCACAAG AGCCCGAATCCCTCCTTAACATTCAGCGTGAAGACTCACGATCGTGTGTACTACATGGTGGCGCCGTCTCCAGAGGCCATGCGCATCTGGATGGACGTCATCGTCACAGGAGCCGAGGGATACACGCAGTTCATGATTTAG